The sequence below is a genomic window from Mercenaria mercenaria strain notata unplaced genomic scaffold, MADL_Memer_1 contig_687, whole genome shotgun sequence.
cgttcaacagtcaatattctgacattttacattttactatcaaagcctttttcgaCGTCTAAACGCTAAGTACGAAAGAAGTGTAGCATAAAAccaatttctaaaacattataaaGTCGGTAAACTTTGTACCTAAtaggaacaaaaatacctttgcttcaattctgcaaggttaaaatgatttacaatccaTTATTATCCACGAAATGACGCTTCATCTTTTTGACATcgaatgtttatatttgacatgccaccatcttgtttcgaaattgaaagtaccaattaaatttgatcggcggtagacgaaaaaatatttcccgccaaatacttttgatttttttcatcataaatgtatattttctatttttatccttataaattttaaatgtctcttctggaaatagaaatattattgacatttataGTTTCTCTGTATGAGAAAGAGAAAAGGTAACTTTCGTCAAGAAATGATTCTAATATGCAAATCGTGTTTACATCCGGAACACCCTCGGTTATTACCGTGCCACTATTCAAAACTTTCAACGGATTGGATACTGGATTAATTAATCggttaattaataacaaataaggtaaaatataacttttaattgctgccataaagcacatttatgattattcttCATACTCAATGTGaaagtttcagtcatttttgccagaaagtcgtttaaaaaccttcagatcaaaattcaaatctgaagCGGTTTTTGTGCTATACGTTATTTCAGTTCAAcgttaagacctgacataacatggaaaataaaaaatgtaaaatatcaattaaaatgaacttattaaGTGAtttgagttatgtcaggtcttatatttaggactaatacatgtacctgtttcacagccTCGCAGTTAATTCGATGTACTTTCACTTCGATGTGTCATAACAAATTAAGGgtcaaatgcaacatttttataaaaaaacacatGCTTTCCATACCATATCGCAGCGCTCAGGTTATCTGCCATAATAAAAAATAGTCACTATGgaagtttccaatttttaaatttccctccaGTGAATAatggagttacttccccttttgtttacgtttttgttttgaaaatattagttgaatacattgacaaacaaatgcaaatatataatttttattcatggaaaaatgaacaataaaatatagaacataaacaatatcttacctttatttttttatcgaagtgaaagtacatcgaattaactgcgaggctgtgaaacaggtacatgtatgtgacgtcacgcaatggtttcggcgatgaacgaaaaggtatttaaaatgatgattttgtgttagttaaaaggaagacagtttacagtaagcagtgtttctagtagatttttttgtcctcttcaaaataagaccgctcgtatagagatgctttgctgtttttcgaaatttcttgtttacacaaagtgggcggggtacggttttgtttcattcctgttctttttttatatatatatataggaggggtcatttttatatttagccattttggagcattatagatagaatttcaggctcctgtggttaAACGCTCGATGCAATTTGAGAGATTTATTTTTCCTACAAAGACAGCAGCTTATATGTTGTCGAGCGGTCTAAGGCGCTTGTACTTATAGTGTTTCTTTTGGTAGTCAGGCAGGCGTGGGTTCGAAACCTGAAAGGGGAATTTTTTgtaattccttttttttaatcaataaaattacgacattcgaaaaaatgtCTGTCTAGAACgagaacttcaaaaaaaaaaaaactcaatgaatgaatttaaataatttaccatTTTTGGATATAGATTGGCTCGTCATTTAGAATCTAAACTGAAGTCATTCTTTTATCATCCGAAATTACATTTCTATATAAGCGCTATAACTCTCTATATAGGAAAACAGTATTATGGTGAATTATAAATATTGCATCAAAATCTTGAACGATACAGTAGAAGAGAAATAAAGATTGCGACTAGATTGATTTACAATTCCTTGCTTATTGCACCAAATTATCACTTTTGTTTGATGAAATAAAacacattgaaatatatttaatcatttttcagGAGCTGGAGAGTTTGTTTTCCGAACATTTTGGGCGGACCCCGAGTGCTACCCCATGTGTCTCACAGATGAGTGATTACAGTGATGAAGAGGAAAGTGATTTCGATGAACATATTGAGTTGGGCCGTGTAGCAGATGTTGACCAAAGAGTAAGGCAGTATCTGGATAGTTTACCAGCTAGCCATTCGGATGAAAGTGAGGAATCTAGCAACGAGAACGATGAAAATAGGACATCGCCATCGTTGGCTCAAGCTGACCCGGATTTGATTAGGGTCAGACAATTTAAGTCAGTTGGTTGTGGTTGCCAAAGAAACTGTCATGCCTGTCTTGAAATAGATGAGTTGCACGGACATATTCTAAATATTAGAGAAATGGAAAAACAAGATAAGGAAATGTACATAATGGCAACATTGGCTGATAGCAGAGACAAAGAAAACACAAAGAATGGGAGGAAACGTGTTAGATTTAGACATGACTTCAAATTCCAAGGCAAGTTTGTGTGTAGAAAGActtttatgcttgtttttgacATTGGAAAACACAGTCTACAGAACATTATGACACATGTAAATAAGAATGGTGTTGCTCCAAGGATACACGGAAATACTGGAAGGAAAACGGCAAAATCACTCGTTTTTGAGGACATTAAAAGATTGGTGCAATTTGTATCTAATTATGCAGATGACTATGGTATGCCGCAGCCTGCAGCACCACGAGGTGGCGGCAATATAGCACCAATTTATCTTACAAGTGAAACAACAAAGATGActttacatgaaaaatatgtgAACATGTGCGCGCAGTTAGAACCACCCTGTCGTTCTGTGAAGTATTCCACGTTTTGTAATATATGGACACATTGTTTGCCACATATTAGGATTGCTACTCCACGAGATGATGTGTGTGCCACGTGTGAAAAGATGAGAAAGGCCATTGTTGATTCAGTTACGGAGGAGGAAAAGATACAATCAACAAGCAACTTTCAGAACCATGTGATAGATGCACAAAAAGAGAGGCAAGTCTATAATGACTGCATTAAAATGGCAAAAGAGTCCTACCAAAAtgaaaacctggaaaagtacgtACATTACACGTTTGACTTTTGCCAGAATGTTAGTATCCCTCACCATTCCAGACAAATGGGCCCCTTGTATTTTCTCACTCTGAGAAAAGTGCAGATTTTTGGTTTTCGGATCGATGGAATGCCTAAACAGTTGAACTTTCTAATAGATGAAAACGAAACTATTGGGAAAGATGGAACGTCAACACATGGGCCGAATGCAGTTATATCCATGATAGATTATGCCAAGAATTCGTACAGTACTGGGGAAACAAAGTGTGCCATACATGCTGATAATTGTCCAGGTGAGATTGTTTTACATATCAGTACGCGAATATcggtaataataaaacaatattaaaggAATAAACGCATTTAAATCTATGTGAAGAAAAAGTCTATAACCACTTTTCAATAAACAGTAGAGCTACAGTTTTCAATGATTCACTTTGGTTTTATAAAGCTATACTAATTAGATTTATAATCCTTTATTCacgtacggtggcacagaggtgacatagatgttttttatattaatacgtgcgcacgtaataactaatacgtgcgcacgtactagtacaaaaaacatcatcgcacatactattaaaaacatcttcgtacgtataaagtaatacgtgcgcacgtactagtacaaaaaacatcatcgcacatactataaaaacatcttcgtacgtataaagtaatacgtgcgcacgtactagtacaaaaaaacatcatcgcacatactataaaaaacatcttcgtacgtataaagtaatacgtgcgcacgtactagtacaaaaaaacatcatcgcacatactataaaagacatcttcgtacgtataaagtaatacgtgcgcacgcactagtacaaaaaaacatcatcgcacatactataaaaaaaaaacatctacgtacgtataaagtaatacgtgcgcacgtactagtacaaaaaaacatcatcgcacatactataaaaaacatcttcgtacgtataaagtaatacgtgcgcacgtactagtacaaaaaaacatcatcgcacatactataaaaaaaaaaacatcttcgtacgtataaagtaatacgtgcgcacgtactagtacaaaaaaacatcatcgcacatactataaaaaacatctttgtacgtataaagtaatacgtgcgcacgtactagtacaaaaaaacatcatcgcacatactataaaaaacatcttcgtacgtataaagtaatacgtgcgcacgtactagtacaaaaaaacatcatcgcacatactataataaacatcttcgtacgtataaagtaatacgtgcgcacgtactagtacaaaaaaacatcatcgcacatactataaaaaacatcttcgtacgtataaagtaatacgtgcgcacgtactagtacaaaaaaacatcatcgcacatactataataaacatcttcgtacgtataaagtaatacgtgcgcacgtactagtacaaaaaaacatcatcgcacatactataaaaaacatcttcgtacgtataaagtaatacgtgcgcacgtactagtacaaaaaaacatcatcgcacatactataaaaaacatcttcgtacgtataaagtaatacgtgcgcacgtactagtacaaaaaaacatcatcgcacatactataaaaaacatcttcgtacgtataaagtaatacgtgcgcacgtacttgtacaaaaaaacatcatcgcacatactataaaaaacatcttcgtacgtataaagtaatacgtgcgcacgtactagtacaaaaaaacatcatcgcacatactataaaaaacatcttcgtacgtataaagtaatacgtgcgcacgtactagtacaaaaaaacatcatcgcacatactataaaaaacatcttcgtacgtataaagtaatacgtgcgcacgcactagtacaaaaaaacatcatcgcacatactataaaaaacatcttcgtacgtataaagtaatacgtgcgcacgtactagtacaaaaaaacatcatcgcacatactataaaaaacatcttcgtacgtataaagtaatacgtgcgcacgtactagtacaaaaaaatatcatcgcacatactataaaaaaaaacatcttcgtacgtataaagtaatacgtgcgcacgtactagtacaaaaaaacatcatcgcacatactataaaaaacatcttcgtacgtataaagtaatacgtgcgcacgtactagtacataaaaatatcatcgcacatactataaaaaaaaaacatctacgtacgtataaagtaatacgtgcgcacgtactagtacaaaaaaacatcatcgcacatactataaaaaacatcttcgtacgtataaagtaatacgtgcgcacgcactagtacaaaaaaacatcatcgcacatactataaaaaacatcttcgtacgtataaagtaatacgtgcgcacgtactagtacaaaaaaacatcatcgcacatactataaaaaacatcttcgtacgtataaagtaatacgtgcgcacgtactagtacaaaaaaacatcatcgcacatactataaaaaaaaaaacatctacgtacgtataaagtaatacgtgcgcacgcactagtacaaaaaaacatcatcgcacatactataaaaaaaaaacatctacgtacgtataaagtaatacgtgcgcacgtactagtacaaaaaaaaatcatcgcacatactataaaaaacatcttcgtacgtataaagtaatacgtgcgcacgtactagtacaaaaaatcatcatcgcacatactataaaaaacatcttcgtacgtataaagtaatacgtgcgcacgtactagtacaaaaaaacatcatcgcacatactataaaaaatatcttcgtacgtataaagtaatacgtgcgcacgtactagtacaaaaaaacatcatcgcacatactataaaaaaaaaaacatctacgtacgtataaagtaatacgtgcgcacgtactagtacaaaaaaacatcatcgcacatactataaaaaaaaaacatctacgtacgtataaagtaatacgtgcgcacgtactagtacaaaaaaacatcatcgcacatactataaaaaatcttcgtacgtataaagtaatacgtgcgcacgtactagtacaaaaaaacatcatcgcacatactataaaaaacatcttcgtacgtataaagtaatacgtgcgcacgtactagtacaaaaaaacatcatcgcacatactataaaaaacatcttcgtacgtataaagtaatacgtgcgcacgtactagtacaaaaaacatcatcgcacatactataaaaaaaaaacatcttcgtacgtataaagtaatacgtgcgcacgtactagtacaaaaaaaaatcatcgcacatactataaaaaacatcttcgtacgtataaagtaatacgtgcgcacgtacttgtacaaaaaaacatcatcgcacatactataaaaacatcttcgtacgtataaagtaatacgtgcgcacgtactagtacaaaaaaacatcatcgcacatactataaaaaaaaacatcttcgtacgtataaagtaatacgtgcgcacgtactagtacaaaaaaacatcatcgcacatactataaaaaacatcttcgtacgtataaagtaatacgtgcgcacgtacttgtacaaaaaaacatcatcgcacatactataaaaacatcttcgtacgtataaagtaatacgtgcgcacgtactagtacaaaaaaacatcatcgcacatactataaaaaacatcttcgtacgaataaagtaatacgtgcgcacgcactagtacaaaaaacatcatcgcacatactataaaaaaaaaaacatcttcgtacgtataaattaatacgtgcgcacgtactagtacaaaaaaaacatcatcgcacatactagaaaaacatcttcgtacgtataaagtaatacgtgcgcacgtactagtacaaaaaaacatcatcgcacatactataaaaaaaaacatcttcgtacgtataaagtaatacgtgcgcacgtactagtacaaaaaaaacatcatcgcacatactataaaaaacatcttcgtacgtataaagtaatacgtgcgcacgtactagtacaaaaaaaaacatcatcgcacatactataaaaaacatcttcgtacgtataaagtaatacgtgcgcacgcactagtacaaaaaaacatcatcgcacatactataaaaaaaaaacatcttcgtacgtataaagtaatacgtgcgcatgtactagtacaaaaagcatcatcgcacatactataaaaaacatcttcgtacgtatgaagtaatacgtgcgcacgtaaaatATTTTACGTGCGCACTTACTAGTTTATAAAAAACATCTATCTACGcataaactaatacgtgcgcacgtaaaaccttttacgtgcgcacgtattactttatacgtacgacaatgtttttatactagtacgtgcgcacgtattacttatACGTActaagatgtttttttatagtatgtgcgatgatattttttgtactagtacgtgcgcacgtattactttatacgtacgaagatgttttttatagtatgtgcgatgatttttttgtactagtatgtgcgcacgtattacttgataggtacgaagatgtttttttatagtatgtacGATGATGTGTTTTGTACTAGTACGtccgcacgtattactttatacgtacgaagatggtTTTtaatagtatgtgcgatgatgttttctGTACTAGTACGTGcacacgtattagttattacgtgcgcacgtattaatataaaaaaacatctatgtcacctctgtgccaccgtattcACGGTAATTGATGTTGCAATTTAAGTTTTGAACATACCAAATTGACTTTCATTAATAATTAATGATTTGCACTACTAAAAATAACATTCTGTTCAACCGTTGAAGCCTTAAGCAAACGTGCAttaatgcaaataaaaacttatttcCATGCACTGAAGTTTTCTTTGCTTTATTATTTCCAGGCCAGAACAAGAATCAGTATGTGATTGGATATTTCATGTGGCGTGTCATGACAGGAAGACACCAGGAGATCGAATACCATATGCAGATTCCTGGGCATGCACGCTGCCTTGTTGACAGTGGATTTGCTTCTTTAAAGAAGCTTTACCGGCGCACCGATTGTGATTCCCTTGTTCAGTTGCAACACGTTGTTGATATGTCGTCTGCTACAAATGAAGCTGTTCGATATCCTGCTTGGCAATGGCGTGACTGGAAATCGTTCTTGGGACCTGTTATTAAACCAATGCGTGGGATAAGGTagctatgatattttacaaagcCACTTGTGTCCATAGAAGCAAGCTGTATCAACGAAATgcttattttgcaaaaaaaaaaaataatttgtactgATTTTGTCCAAAAATGCAAGGTAATGGTAATCACGTTGCACAAGAGTGCGTTACAGAATAAGTAATTTATTGCAAAgctgtatacatataaaaagcaAAGCATTATTTGTTTTCGATGAAtacttcattttcttcttcatgcaggaAGTACCAGTACTTCAAGATGTCTTCTGACAAACCTGGTGTAGTAACTGTGAAAGAGAACAGAGACACAGATGAAACGACAGTAAAC
It includes:
- the LOC128554725 gene encoding uncharacterized protein LOC128554725 isoform X1; this translates as MCAQLEPPCRSVKYSTFCNIWTHCLPHIRIATPRDDVCATCEKMRKAIVDSVTEEEKIQSTSNFQNHVIDAQKERQVYNDCIKMAKESYQNENLEKYVHYTFDFCQNVSIPHHSRQMGPLYFLTLRKVQIFGFRIDGMPKQLNFLIDENETIGKDGTSTHGPNAVISMIDYAKNSYSTGETKCAIHADNCPGQNKNQYVIGYFMWRVMTGRHQEIEYHMQIPGHARCLVDSGFASLKKLYRRTDCDSLVQLQHVVDMSSATNEAVRYPAWQWRDWKSFLGPVIKPMRGIRKYQYFKMSSDKPGVVTVKENRDTDETTVNVLRFQDRVFPADDLPTVIPAHGLTRERQDYLYKAVRPYVRPMHQDSTCPAPSDQ
- the LOC128554725 gene encoding uncharacterized protein LOC128554725 isoform X2 — its product is MDEELEELESLFSEHFGRTPSATPCVSQMSDYSDEEESDFDEHIELGRVADVDQRVRQYLDSLPASHSDESQNKNQYVIGYFMWRVMTGRHQEIEYHMQIPGHARCLVDSGFASLKKLYRRTDCDSLVQLQHVVDMSSATNEAVRYPAWQWRDWKSFLGPVIKPMRGIRKYQYFKMSSDKPGVVTVKENRDTDETTVNVLRFQDRVFPADDLPTVIPAHGLTRERQDYLYKAVRPYVRPMHQDSTCPAPSDQ